In a genomic window of Aggregatimonas sangjinii:
- a CDS encoding type IX secretion system membrane protein PorP/SprF, protein MKFIKYLSLSLIVFLSFTANVQAQENDPVLPYRVAPQNLLKFNRFLINPTFTTVREDKSYVNLLHRNQSVQFQDNDQTYFLSYSGRIGDKSGLGLSLYSQRIGPISNIGVLANYAYGIKLSDKSNFTFGGNLAYYSTGLNRNGVDVVDQDDFLLNGTEDSNILSFQPGFNISYGKFDFGAFAENLIEYNLKTSESLSDFADKGYSAHLQYTHPFDKSSGLLENARLMPLARVRMNSQRVRSTEENDLTYGGSLILDLPKLGWLQGGYDSFYGASVGAGFNINKRLSLGYSVEKGFVNDFDNLGVTHEISFAYSFTPNLTEDRVMLEDNNDELASNEEIDPTALTDNEEIAELKRKLAENDAIIAELMFRQDSLEANRQQDLERRFEMVMRMVRNETSGERPDLEKRAENLFRSGNDKTTVAATTSYTNPTEQSSSDNGIASTAKTDEKENITTGTNTTSQERDAVVAATVPTRRTTPGTDRQTATTATTSAQDNTQSSSYAKVAETDKIKSRKFRDLDGVENGYYIVANVYKGGKYMEKFMNSLDDKGIVSDYIDNPKNGLKYVYLERYDNWEDASAAYLSNLGGNYDGPMWVMNVDSRYTNEAYASNVDKIQKKASQYGTNTFKKNTVIKDKIAASKPAERNFRLEGVGSGYYIIANVFANPENAKRFVKTLNSYGLSASYFINPENNWRYVYLKRHASWNNALISYYSKINDSYEDKMWIMRVHQQDVLA, encoded by the coding sequence ATGAAATTTATCAAATACCTAAGCCTATCCCTTATTGTGTTCTTGTCTTTCACGGCCAACGTGCAAGCACAGGAAAACGACCCAGTATTGCCCTACCGGGTCGCACCACAAAATCTCTTGAAATTCAATCGTTTTTTAATCAACCCCACCTTTACCACGGTTCGGGAAGATAAATCCTATGTAAACCTTTTACATAGAAACCAATCGGTACAATTTCAGGACAATGATCAAACCTACTTCTTAAGTTACAGTGGGCGTATCGGGGACAAAAGTGGTTTGGGACTTAGCTTGTATTCGCAGCGAATCGGGCCAATTTCGAATATCGGGGTATTGGCCAATTACGCCTATGGAATCAAATTAAGCGATAAAAGTAATTTTACCTTCGGGGGTAACCTGGCGTATTACAGTACAGGACTGAACAGAAATGGTGTAGATGTTGTTGATCAAGATGATTTCTTACTGAATGGTACCGAAGACAGCAACATTCTTTCCTTTCAGCCCGGTTTTAATATTTCCTATGGAAAGTTCGATTTTGGGGCGTTCGCGGAAAACCTTATCGAATACAATTTGAAGACCAGTGAATCGCTGTCCGATTTTGCGGACAAAGGTTATTCGGCACATTTGCAATATACCCATCCATTTGATAAATCATCCGGGCTATTGGAGAACGCAAGATTGATGCCATTGGCTCGTGTTCGTATGAACAGCCAAAGAGTGCGTTCAACAGAGGAAAACGACCTTACCTATGGGGGCAGCCTTATTCTCGACCTTCCTAAATTGGGTTGGTTGCAAGGTGGCTATGATAGTTTTTACGGAGCATCGGTCGGAGCGGGCTTTAACATCAACAAGAGGCTATCCCTTGGGTATAGCGTTGAAAAAGGTTTCGTTAACGATTTCGATAATTTAGGGGTAACCCATGAGATTTCCTTTGCCTATTCCTTTACTCCGAATCTTACGGAAGACCGCGTTATGCTTGAAGACAATAATGACGAACTCGCGTCCAACGAAGAAATAGACCCGACCGCACTAACCGACAATGAGGAGATTGCCGAACTGAAAAGAAAACTGGCCGAAAATGATGCGATCATCGCAGAATTGATGTTTCGGCAGGATTCCTTGGAAGCCAATCGCCAACAGGACCTGGAACGGCGTTTTGAAATGGTGATGCGTATGGTGCGAAATGAAACAAGTGGCGAACGGCCCGACCTGGAAAAAAGAGCGGAAAATCTGTTCCGATCCGGAAATGACAAAACCACAGTCGCAGCGACCACTAGTTATACGAACCCGACTGAACAAAGCAGCAGCGATAATGGTATAGCAAGTACCGCAAAAACTGATGAAAAGGAAAATATAACAACTGGTACAAATACTACGTCGCAAGAACGTGATGCTGTTGTAGCAGCCACGGTACCGACCCGTAGGACCACACCAGGAACCGACCGCCAAACAGCAACCACAGCAACCACAAGTGCACAGGACAATACGCAAAGTAGTTCTTACGCCAAGGTTGCCGAAACGGATAAAATCAAGAGCAGGAAATTCCGTGATTTGGATGGTGTCGAAAACGGATACTATATCGTAGCCAATGTATATAAAGGTGGAAAGTATATGGAGAAGTTCATGAACAGCCTTGACGACAAAGGCATTGTATCCGACTATATCGACAATCCCAAAAATGGGCTGAAATATGTATATCTGGAGCGCTATGACAATTGGGAAGATGCATCCGCGGCATACCTCAGCAATCTGGGCGGTAACTACGATGGCCCGATGTGGGTCATGAATGTCGATAGCCGCTATACGAACGAGGCCTATGCGAGCAATGTCGATAAAATTCAGAAAAAAGCGAGTCAGTACGGCACCAACACTTTTAAGAAAAATACCGTTATTAAGGATAAAATCGCTGCGTCAAAACCTGCCGAAAGAAACTTTAGGTTAGAAGGTGTAGGATCAGGCTACTACATCATTGCCAATGTCTTCGCCAATCCTGAAAATGCAAAGCGTTTTGTAAAGACTTTGAACTCCTATGGTTTGAGTGCGAGCTATTTTATCAATCCGGAGAACAACTGGAGATATGTGTACCTAAAACGGCATGCTTCCTGGAACAACGCGCTTATTTCCTATTATTCGAAAATAAACGATTCGTACGAGGATAAAATGTGGATCATGCGGGTACACCAACAGGATGTGCTGGCGTAA
- a CDS encoding gliding motility-associated C-terminal domain-containing protein gives MNLRKRFSPTLLLLAFVLLGASQLSAQVLQAPEPAPNQNPPNNGAGNAWGPNICAGINGFNEYFMEISWVGSFDASNEFILELSDASGSFSAPVELAREGGQNTTSGQFFQQFALPTNTRGDGYKFRVRSTSPVRPPAESATFSLYYQGVTSNFNISPNGDGTTPGTYNTTTPVTLTVDNIPDANSYSYQWYRSGTGPLAETGPSILADQDGMYQAYIDYGPCTGSSNAFSNVIDVQFCSGSQGIFINPPSNTALCAGQTETLQINTTDGSWSYQWYKNGTAIPGATADNYTVNANTVGFEGDYQVEISATGICTERSAGITMTNAGGFTVTRDNPANVVVLPSQPETLSVSTTATAANYQWYRNGTIITGATNSTLEITQDGTYYVEVSTTGACATTVSSETTTAVVPDSFEVVIGYNPTTYAACSNTDVVLEVTTINALVNGSPIDVTVALVDSFSYQWQRDGVAIAGATGRNISLSDTAENGSYVVNATLNTYTDESNTLPVQLLTNETVTITSNGTVFCSGGDTLTISTATDLSSETFIWERNGVALGATTPTLTVTDTGTYRLALDKNGCTLYSNEIVINGLDPNLIQLDVDGDVIFPEGSSETVRASGGTSYQWFDAGNNLLSSTDTMTFTEEGDFTLVASIDNCQVTRQLRAVYLDLFNIPNVITPNGDGSNDQWVIPNSYSNKSDVSVVIYNDKGTELLNVTGYQNNWPESSMTFPKQNMVFYYVVRNANETLKQGTITVIR, from the coding sequence ATGAACTTACGAAAAAGATTTTCCCCAACACTATTACTATTGGCATTTGTACTTTTAGGTGCCTCCCAGCTTTCTGCACAGGTTTTACAAGCGCCCGAACCGGCACCGAATCAGAATCCTCCCAACAACGGGGCGGGTAATGCCTGGGGTCCCAACATTTGTGCAGGCATCAATGGCTTTAACGAATACTTCATGGAAATCAGCTGGGTAGGCAGCTTCGATGCCAGCAACGAATTTATCTTGGAACTATCCGATGCTTCGGGAAGTTTTAGCGCTCCCGTTGAGCTCGCCCGTGAGGGAGGACAAAATACGACGAGCGGACAGTTCTTTCAACAATTTGCGCTTCCAACAAATACGAGGGGAGATGGATATAAATTCAGGGTTCGCAGTACAAGCCCCGTCAGACCCCCTGCTGAGTCCGCAACATTCTCATTGTACTATCAAGGGGTCACCTCCAATTTCAATATTAGTCCCAACGGGGACGGTACCACACCGGGAACCTATAATACTACGACACCGGTCACCCTTACGGTTGATAATATTCCCGATGCCAATTCATACTCCTACCAATGGTATAGAAGTGGCACCGGCCCACTCGCTGAAACAGGTCCATCCATATTGGCCGATCAAGACGGTATGTACCAGGCCTATATCGATTATGGGCCTTGTACAGGTTCCAGTAATGCCTTTTCCAATGTGATAGACGTACAGTTCTGTAGTGGCAGTCAAGGTATCTTTATTAACCCACCAAGTAACACGGCATTGTGCGCAGGACAAACCGAAACCTTACAAATCAACACTACCGATGGCTCATGGAGCTATCAATGGTATAAGAATGGTACGGCGATACCGGGTGCCACGGCCGACAATTATACCGTGAATGCCAATACAGTCGGTTTTGAAGGTGACTATCAAGTAGAGATTTCGGCCACAGGCATATGTACCGAACGGTCTGCAGGCATCACCATGACAAACGCCGGCGGCTTTACCGTAACCCGTGACAACCCTGCCAATGTAGTGGTCTTGCCTTCGCAACCCGAAACCTTGAGTGTAAGCACTACCGCTACGGCAGCAAACTATCAATGGTATCGAAATGGTACTATTATAACCGGCGCTACGAACAGCACTTTGGAAATTACCCAAGACGGAACATACTATGTCGAGGTATCCACTACCGGTGCCTGTGCGACCACGGTAAGTTCCGAAACAACAACAGCTGTTGTCCCGGATTCTTTTGAAGTAGTCATAGGATACAATCCTACAACTTACGCTGCATGTTCGAATACCGACGTGGTTTTGGAAGTAACCACCATAAACGCCTTGGTCAACGGTAGTCCCATAGATGTAACCGTAGCCTTAGTCGATTCCTTTTCGTATCAATGGCAAAGAGACGGCGTCGCCATCGCGGGTGCAACCGGAAGAAATATCAGTTTAAGCGATACCGCTGAAAATGGAAGTTATGTCGTAAACGCTACTTTAAATACATATACCGATGAGTCCAATACGTTACCGGTACAACTATTAACAAACGAAACGGTGACCATTACCAGCAATGGTACCGTATTTTGTAGCGGTGGCGATACGTTAACGATTAGCACAGCTACTGACCTGAGTTCAGAAACTTTTATTTGGGAGCGGAATGGTGTTGCTCTGGGCGCAACCACTCCAACACTGACCGTAACGGACACAGGTACTTATAGATTGGCCCTCGATAAAAATGGATGTACACTGTATTCCAATGAAATCGTAATTAATGGACTTGACCCGAATCTAATTCAATTAGATGTTGATGGAGATGTCATTTTCCCAGAGGGAAGTTCAGAAACCGTTAGAGCCTCCGGCGGAACCAGCTATCAATGGTTCGATGCCGGCAACAACCTCCTGAGTAGTACCGACACGATGACCTTTACCGAAGAAGGGGACTTTACCTTAGTGGCCTCTATAGACAATTGTCAAGTTACAAGACAACTAAGAGCCGTATATTTGGACCTCTTTAATATTCCTAACGTAATTACGCCCAACGGTGATGGCTCCAATGATCAGTGGGTCATCCCCAATTCCTATTCTAACAAGTCCGATGTAAGTGTTGTCATTTATAATGATAAAGGAACCGAGTTATTGAACGTTACCGGATACCAGAACAACTGGCCGGAATCTTCAATGACGTTCCCGAAACAGAACATGGTGTTCTACTATGTCGTTAGAAATGCCAACGAGACTTTAAAACAAGGAACCATCACTGTTATCAGATAA
- a CDS encoding EF-hand domain-containing protein gives MKYVSIKSTLCVLGIAFFVTNNVSGQSTNQEREATPVATAEKLFAKMDMNEDGRLTKNELNGTLRHDFKKIDSNADGIITEEEFLEAPKLTKKAMRKDDPQ, from the coding sequence ATGAAATACGTATCGATCAAATCTACGCTTTGCGTATTAGGCATTGCTTTTTTCGTTACCAATAATGTATCCGGGCAATCAACGAATCAAGAACGCGAGGCGACACCTGTTGCTACGGCTGAAAAACTGTTCGCTAAAATGGATATGAACGAAGATGGACGGCTTACAAAAAATGAGCTCAACGGAACTTTAAGACATGATTTCAAAAAAATCGATTCCAACGCCGATGGCATTATCACGGAGGAAGAATTTCTTGAGGCTCCAAAACTCACGAAAAAAGCCATGCGCAAGGATGATCCTCAATAG